In a genomic window of Periophthalmus magnuspinnatus isolate fPerMag1 chromosome 3, fPerMag1.2.pri, whole genome shotgun sequence:
- the gas6 gene encoding growth arrest-specific protein 6 yields MRLCAVVCAAPLLLLAALSHSISLSPKEANQFLSRHRRANQVFEETKQGHLERECVEERCSKEEAREVFENDPETDYFWPKYIACVDRFGDSEKKKQDLITCVHNIPDQCSPSPCNPRGTVRCEDKKGDFLCHCFTGWTGARCETDVDECETRNGGCDHECNNTMGSYRCSCRHGYTLSGRHLCNDVDECDDPSVCGTAQCLNTKGSFECLCEPGFVYDNETESCLDVDECQSSVCADECLNVPGSFRCFCDGREGMKLSQDLRSCKPITSCISPSLKRNPQSLYLGRMFSGVPVVRLRFRRTSKTGFSAEFDFRTYDSEGVIFFAGGHLNSSWIVLAMHDGKLELQLKYGAVSRVTSSGAVVNDGQWRKISVEEQGRSLVIKIDREAVMKIAVNGDLFTLKKGLGLHELNLTVGGVPFKEDGLVNKVNPRLDGCMKDWRWLTGEDASIQQTIQSNENMQCFSADDPGAFFNGTGFAFFNRSFSDSLPLSVHMSLRATSGIGVLFALIHQDRVPLSVSLADYHPGTDEWRDFVLVTSGDSVVASSPSPLCDGEGHVIEVTVSANQTLLLIDGQPGRSGDGVVPVDVLSQSSTFIGGIPDVPLVSTLVSASYSGCMEVSVNGRELDLDQATHKHNDIRSHSCPLLDSYQ; encoded by the exons ATGCGTCTTTGCGCAGTGGTGTGCGCCGCGCCGCTGCTGCTCCTGGCGGCTCTGTCCCACTCCA TTTCTTTGTCCCCCAAAGAGGCGAACCAGTTCCTCAGCAGACACAGAAGAGCAAACCAAGTGTTTGAGGAGACGAAACAAGGACACTTGGAGCGGGAGTGTGTGGAGGAGAGGTGCTCCAAAGAGGAGGCGAGGGAGGTGTTTGAGAACGACCCAGAGACT gaCTACTTCTGGCCTAAATATATAG CCTGCGTCGACAGGTTTGGAGACTCTGAGAAAAAGAAACAGGATCTGATCACGTGTGTTCACA atatCCCAGACCAGTGCTCGCCGTCGCCGTGTAACCCCAGAGGTACGGTGCGCTGTGAGGACAAAAAGGGCGACTTCCTGTGCCACTGCTTCACGGGCTGGACGGGGGCGAGGTGTGAGACAG ATGTGGACGAGTGCGAGACGAGGAACGGCGGCTGTGACCACGAATGCAACAACACGATGGGGAGTTACCGCTGCTCCTGTCGCCACGGATACACGCTGTCAGGGCGCCACTTATGTAACG ACGTGGACGAGTGCGACGACCCGTCCGTTTGTGGCACGGCTCAGTGTCTCAACACCAAGGGCAGTTTCGAGTGTCTGTGTGAACCCGGGTTTGTTTACGACAACGAGACCGAGAGCTGCCTGG aCGTGGACGAGTGCCAGTCCAGCGTCTGCGCCGACGAGTGTCTCAACGTCCCGGGGAGTTTCCGGTGTTTTTGTGACGGACGTGAGGGGATGAAGCTGTCCCAGGACCTCAGGAGCTGTAAG cccaTTACGTCGTGTATTTCTCCGTCTTTGAAGAGAAACCCTCAGTCTCTGTATCTGGGGCGTATGTTCAGTGGAGTCCCTGTCGTCAGGCTGCGGTTTCGAAGAACGTCTAAAACAGG ATTTTCTGCAGAGTTTGACTTCCGCACGTACGACTCTGAGGGAGTGATCTTTTTTGCCGGAGGTCACTTGAACAGCTCCTGGATTGTGCTTgcgatgcatgatgggaaactgGAGCTGCAGCTGAAGTACGGCGCAGTGAGCAGAGTCACCAGCAGTGGCGCTGTGGTCAACGATGGACAGTGGAGAAAG ATCTCGGTGGAGGAGCAGGGCCGTAGTCTGGTGATAAAGATCGACAGAGAGGCGGTGATGAAGATCGCGGTGAACGGAGACTTGTTCACTCTGAAGAAGGGGCTGGGGCTGCACGAGCTGAACCTCACTGTGGGGGGAGTGCCCTTTAAAGAGGACGGCCTGGTGAACAAA GTGAACCCTCGTCTGGACGGGTGCATGAAGGACTGGCGCTGGTTGACGGGAGAAGACGCGTCGATCCAGCAGACGATCCAGTCCAATGAGAACATGCAGTGTTTCAGCGCAGACGACCCCGGCGCCTTCTTCAATGGGACGGGCTTCGCCTTTTTCAACCGGAGCTTTTCAG ATTCTTTACCCCTGAGCGTCCACATGAGTCTCAGAGCCACCTCGGGCATCGGGGTCCTGTTCGCTCTGATTCACCAGGACCGAgtgcctctgtctgtgtctttgGCCGATTATCATCCCGGGACGGACGAGTGGAGAGAC TTCGTCCTGGTCACATCGGGCGACTCCGTCGTGGCGAGTTCGCCCAGTCCTCTGTGCGACGGAGAGGGTCACGTGATCGAGGTGACGGTCTCGGCCAATCAGACGCTGCTTCTGATCGACGGGCAGCCGGGACGCAGCGGGGACGGCGTGGTCCCCGTGGACGTCCTGTCTCAGTCCAGCACCTTCATCGGAGGAATCCCAG ACGTCCCCCTGGTGTCCACTCTGGTGTCTGCGTCCTACAGCGGCTGCATGGAGGTCAGCGTGAACGGACGGGAGCTGGATCTGGACCAAGCCACCCACAAACACAACGACATCCGCTCTCActcctgccccctgctggactcGTACCAGTGA